One genomic segment of Candidatus Saccharimonas sp. includes these proteins:
- a CDS encoding ATP-dependent Clp protease ATP-binding subunit, whose amino-acid sequence MIPEDFQEIISRMSENSHKSLERAEFFSRKFKTGYIGIEHILLGILANRESSAATLAYEYGLKFEDLYDFFVENPPISKSLPDFADPNVRALTDRAVFALKMASLISGDDNEIGTKNLLFSILKQKDLKLQVVLRQTGADIEGLVNAFDILFSNENSADGIDEIEQKSFRKNSEKQQSSREIAILKKFGEDLTEKAKNGELNPVIGRETEVQRLITVLLRRTKSNPVLIGEAGVGKTAVVELLAQKISKEQVPSQLIGKRIFEIDLAGMLAGTKFRGQFEERLKNVIKALEKHQEIIAFIDEIHLLAGTGSAEGAMDAANILKPALARGKIKLIGATTFDEFKKSIEKDSALNRRFQSVQVEEPSLNETIDILKGLREKYEKYHNIEVSDEVLGEIVDMSARYIFDRQMPDKAIDILDEAGALAASEKVSKPNKILEFSREIEKLNEKQIRAAENEDFEDAALYKTRISQLRKKLSEEEQKAKSSKKINLTSDYVARAISLKTNIPVQKISKNQAKILQNLEKHLTKKVIGQSEAIEKISKAIRRNKSGISDENRPIGSFIFLGPTGVGKTELSRQLANEVFGGSKSLIKIDMSEFGEKHKTSQLLGAPAGYVGYGEGGTLTEKIRRQPYSVVLFDEIEKAHPDTFNLLLQLLEDGELTDSQGRKVSFKNTVVILTSNLGASEMMNEKSLGFEAESSSKKNHSKNEKFARKALEKVLKPELLNRFDGIITFQSLSKTEIGKIFDILLSDLNNRLLRKGLNLKVRKSAKDFIIEKGYDAKNGARPLRRAIEDLLEHKIAEEILVKNPSKGTQFVAIAKNGEIIIEVSKD is encoded by the coding sequence ATGATACCTGAAGACTTTCAAGAAATTATTTCGCGAATGAGTGAAAATTCGCACAAAAGTTTGGAGCGAGCAGAATTCTTCTCTCGTAAATTTAAAACTGGCTACATTGGAATTGAACATATTTTGTTAGGAATTTTAGCAAATCGCGAATCTTCGGCGGCAACTTTAGCATATGAATACGGCTTAAAATTTGAAGATTTATATGATTTTTTTGTTGAAAATCCGCCAATTTCGAAAAGTCTGCCAGATTTTGCAGATCCAAATGTGCGAGCTTTAACCGACCGCGCAGTTTTTGCATTAAAAATGGCGAGTTTAATTTCTGGTGACGATAATGAAATTGGCACAAAAAACCTACTTTTCTCAATTTTAAAGCAAAAAGATTTAAAATTGCAGGTTGTGCTTCGGCAAACTGGGGCTGATATTGAGGGGTTAGTTAATGCTTTTGATATTTTATTTTCGAACGAAAATTCAGCTGATGGAATTGATGAAATTGAGCAAAAAAGCTTTCGAAAGAATTCAGAGAAGCAACAATCCAGCCGTGAAATTGCAATTTTGAAGAAATTTGGTGAAGATTTGACAGAAAAAGCTAAAAATGGCGAACTTAATCCAGTAATTGGGCGTGAAACTGAAGTCCAGAGATTAATTACGGTTCTGCTTCGTCGCACGAAATCAAATCCAGTTTTGATTGGTGAGGCTGGAGTTGGAAAAACCGCTGTAGTTGAACTTCTTGCTCAAAAAATTTCGAAAGAACAAGTCCCATCACAACTAATTGGAAAGCGAATTTTTGAAATTGATTTAGCTGGAATGTTGGCTGGTACGAAATTTCGTGGTCAATTTGAAGAGCGGCTAAAAAATGTAATTAAAGCGCTTGAAAAACATCAAGAAATAATTGCATTTATTGATGAAATTCATCTTTTAGCAGGAACTGGCTCGGCGGAAGGCGCAATGGATGCGGCGAATATTTTAAAGCCAGCGCTCGCTCGTGGAAAAATTAAACTAATCGGTGCCACAACTTTTGATGAATTTAAAAAATCGATTGAGAAAGATTCTGCATTGAATCGGCGTTTTCAATCTGTTCAGGTTGAAGAACCAAGCTTGAATGAAACGATTGATATTTTAAAAGGTTTGCGAGAAAAATATGAAAAATATCATAATATTGAAGTTTCTGATGAAGTTTTGGGTGAAATCGTTGATATGAGCGCGAGGTATATTTTTGACCGCCAAATGCCAGACAAAGCTATTGATATTTTAGATGAGGCTGGTGCGCTAGCTGCGAGCGAGAAGGTGTCGAAACCGAATAAAATTTTAGAATTCTCGCGTGAGATTGAAAAATTAAATGAAAAGCAAATTCGAGCGGCAGAAAACGAAGACTTTGAAGACGCGGCTCTCTATAAAACGCGAATTTCACAACTTAGAAAAAAACTTAGTGAAGAGGAGCAAAAAGCAAAAAGTTCGAAAAAAATTAATTTAACGAGCGATTATGTAGCGCGAGCGATTTCTTTAAAAACGAATATTCCGGTTCAAAAAATTTCAAAAAATCAGGCAAAAATTCTACAAAATCTTGAAAAACACCTTACGAAAAAGGTGATTGGCCAAAGTGAGGCGATTGAGAAAATTTCGAAAGCAATCCGCCGCAATAAATCTGGGATTTCAGATGAAAATCGTCCAATTGGTTCGTTTATCTTTCTTGGTCCGACTGGTGTTGGAAAAACCGAACTTTCACGCCAGCTTGCAAACGAGGTCTTTGGCGGTTCGAAATCTTTAATTAAAATTGATATGAGCGAATTTGGCGAAAAACATAAAACTTCGCAACTTTTGGGTGCGCCAGCTGGTTATGTTGGCTATGGTGAAGGCGGAACTTTAACAGAGAAAATTCGCCGTCAGCCATATTCCGTAGTGCTTTTTGATGAAATTGAAAAAGCTCACCCAGATACTTTCAATCTACTTTTGCAACTCTTAGAAGATGGTGAGTTAACAGATTCGCAAGGTAGAAAAGTTTCGTTTAAAAATACTGTTGTAATTTTAACAAGTAATCTTGGCGCAAGCGAAATGATGAATGAAAAATCGCTCGGGTTTGAGGCGGAAAGTTCTTCAAAAAAGAATCATTCAAAAAATGAAAAATTTGCTCGAAAGGCTCTTGAAAAAGTTCTAAAACCTGAGCTTTTAAACCGATTCGACGGAATTATTACATTTCAATCACTTTCAAAAACTGAAATTGGCAAGATTTTTGATATTCTTTTATCTGACTTAAATAATCGATTGCTTCGAAAAGGTTTGAATTTGAAAGTTCGAAAATCAGCGAAGGATTTTATTATTGAAAAGGGCTATGATGCTAAAAATGGGGCAAGGCCGCTTAGGCGCGCAATTGAGGATTTGCTTGAGCACAAAATAGCCGAGGAAATTTTGGTAAAAAATCCATCAAAAGGAACGCAATTTGTGGCGATTGCAAAAAATGGTGAAATTATAATTGAAGTTTCGAAAGATTAA
- the recG gene encoding ATP-dependent DNA helicase RecG — protein sequence MNLNSSLGLVKGVGEKTLEKLESVNLRTVGDILEFFPRKYEDFASLTSLSEIKPGKVLFKAHAEKVSMRRVRRGMTITEAILTDGKDKIKAIWFNQPYRVKQLQDEEEFFFSGKYDFNYNRYQITNPSLMKREELPKNQNFSGKGGEIVPIYPQKKGLKTETIRKILTELKPMMKILPETLPEIIVRKEELISRAQAIEWVHFPGSAEEFNLALERLAFDEIFELILAAKLNKIENEQLRGYNIKPKIQDVKQFVGKLPFDLTQSQRLSSWEIMQNMSQDFPMNRLLQGDVGSGKTTVAAIAALNAVKNGYQVAVFAPTEILAQQLAENFSKTLAWCGISIGFLSGKVKGKARKTLFENLKNGNLDILVGTSAIIQEKVDFLNLGLVIIDEQHRFGVAQRQKILEKSHQKMPHLLAMTATPIPRSLQLTLFGDLSISILKEKPEGRKPVQTEIISPASRAPMNARIRDEISNGRQVFVIVPAIQEGKNEEIKSVEAEFKRLKRDFKEFRILQLHGKKKSEEKEQIMADFLAKKADILLSTTVIEVGINVPNASVIVIENADRFGLAQLHQLRGRVGRGGGDAFCYLVMSSNAKPPQRLQEISKTNDGFILAEKDLELRGAGEIYGKAQSGEINLEFASIGDTKMISRAQSAVDFLFENQKYWQEYLREKPKSLEKYQRLTLLN from the coding sequence ATGAATTTAAATTCTTCGTTAGGTTTGGTAAAGGGTGTTGGTGAAAAAACTCTCGAGAAACTCGAAAGTGTTAATTTGCGAACTGTTGGTGATATTTTGGAGTTTTTTCCACGAAAATATGAGGATTTTGCAAGTTTAACTAGTTTAAGTGAGATTAAACCAGGGAAGGTTCTTTTTAAAGCTCATGCCGAAAAAGTTTCGATGCGTCGAGTTCGGCGTGGAATGACAATAACCGAGGCAATTTTAACTGACGGGAAAGATAAAATTAAAGCAATTTGGTTTAATCAGCCATACCGCGTAAAACAGCTTCAAGATGAAGAAGAATTTTTCTTTTCAGGAAAGTATGATTTTAACTATAATCGCTATCAAATTACGAATCCAAGTTTAATGAAGCGCGAAGAATTGCCAAAAAATCAAAATTTTTCAGGTAAAGGTGGAGAAATTGTACCGATTTACCCGCAAAAAAAAGGTTTAAAAACTGAAACAATTCGAAAAATTTTAACAGAATTAAAACCAATGATGAAGATTCTGCCTGAAACTTTGCCTGAAATTATTGTTCGAAAAGAAGAACTAATTTCACGCGCACAAGCAATTGAATGGGTGCATTTTCCTGGTTCGGCAGAAGAATTTAATCTAGCACTTGAACGGCTTGCTTTTGATGAAATTTTTGAGCTAATTTTGGCTGCAAAATTAAATAAAATTGAAAATGAGCAACTTCGTGGATACAATATCAAGCCAAAAATCCAAGATGTGAAGCAATTTGTTGGAAAGCTACCTTTTGATTTGACGCAATCGCAAAGGCTTTCTTCTTGGGAGATTATGCAAAATATGAGTCAGGATTTTCCGATGAACCGGCTTTTGCAAGGCGATGTTGGTTCCGGAAAGACAACCGTGGCGGCAATTGCGGCATTAAATGCGGTAAAAAATGGTTATCAAGTGGCAGTTTTTGCGCCAACTGAAATTCTTGCACAGCAATTAGCTGAAAATTTTTCAAAAACTTTGGCTTGGTGTGGTATTTCGATTGGCTTTCTTTCAGGAAAGGTAAAAGGAAAGGCTCGTAAAACACTTTTCGAAAATCTAAAAAATGGTAATCTTGATATTTTAGTCGGTACGAGTGCGATCATTCAAGAAAAAGTGGATTTTTTGAATCTCGGTTTGGTGATTATTGATGAACAGCACCGTTTTGGTGTTGCTCAAAGGCAAAAAATTCTTGAAAAATCTCACCAAAAAATGCCACATCTACTTGCAATGACTGCTACGCCAATTCCAAGATCGTTACAATTAACACTTTTTGGTGATTTGAGTATTTCAATATTGAAAGAAAAGCCTGAAGGGAGAAAGCCAGTTCAAACTGAAATCATCTCACCAGCTTCTCGTGCGCCGATGAATGCAAGGATTAGAGATGAAATTTCGAATGGACGGCAAGTTTTTGTAATTGTTCCGGCAATTCAAGAAGGAAAAAACGAGGAAATTAAAAGTGTTGAGGCAGAATTTAAACGATTAAAGCGTGATTTTAAGGAATTTAGAATTTTACAGCTTCATGGTAAAAAGAAGTCGGAAGAAAAAGAGCAAATAATGGCAGATTTTTTGGCAAAAAAAGCTGATATTCTGCTTTCAACTACCGTTATTGAAGTTGGAATTAACGTTCCGAATGCGAGTGTAATTGTTATTGAGAACGCGGATCGTTTTGGTTTAGCACAGCTTCATCAGCTTCGTGGGCGAGTTGGTCGTGGTGGTGGTGATGCTTTTTGTTATCTTGTAATGAGCTCAAATGCAAAACCGCCACAGAGGCTCCAAGAAATTTCGAAAACCAATGATGGATTTATTTTGGCGGAAAAGGATTTAGAACTTCGTGGTGCTGGTGAAATTTACGGCAAGGCACAAAGTGGAGAAATTAATCTGGAATTCGCAAGTATCGGTGACACAAAAATGATTTCGCGAGCACAATCTGCGGTGGATTTTTTGTTCGAAAATCAAAAATATTGGCAAGAATATTTGAGAGAAAAGCCAAAATCACTTGAAAAATACCAAAGATTAACTTTATTAAATTAG
- a CDS encoding ribonuclease J, protein MTDNFNEKQARKRANLQKKAQDLQKNRDKYVGNTKNESNEKNAKIAQKAKNISKQTRVQKSDTKKVNLPTTTRRGAVVRAQRMISNDINMRATQHIVNIPVNKSLFNGFNGEQLTASKLKKLRPEKDSVRVIPLGGLGEFGIGKNMFAIEYMDEILVIDMGSIFPNEDYPGVNFMTPDITYLKDNMHKVKAVAFTHAHLDHIGAVRQLLPEFGNNIPIYATDFTIGMIKRQMEEAVVEVSPNYQIVDPFKHEQIRISKYMTLEFVHVLHSIPGCVAMVIRTPNGNIVHMGDWRFENDPVDTQFDLPRLAEIAQTEGVDLLMNESTNIDTPGTHPHSEYSIGESVGEVMTAYPHARLIFSCFSSQIYRLQLILDEAVKHDRKVAFAGFSMINAIEIALRSRKIKVPKDVIVKMEDIVKLDDSKVTIVCTGSQGELNAVLNRMATGAHRFVKIKATDVVVFSSSPIPGNEPRVASTVDGLLREGAGVIQHGRGHYHGIGPLHLSGHAYYDDHVRLVETIRPRNYLPVHGEFYMLQHNAEMAQKVLGLKREEILVADSGDIIELTKEKKIKKGGRVHVGSILYDNTGNTVHDAVVKDRLHISTEGIFIIVLTISKKTGRLLKTPDVISRGFVYLKDSEELIGKIRHYLRIKIDREVERKVEIADMKQEIKDDISHLLFDSTGHTPIVIPVVNKV, encoded by the coding sequence ATGACTGATAATTTTAATGAGAAGCAGGCTCGAAAGCGTGCTAACTTGCAGAAAAAAGCTCAAGATTTGCAAAAAAATCGAGATAAATATGTTGGAAATACTAAAAATGAAAGCAATGAGAAGAATGCAAAAATCGCTCAAAAAGCTAAGAATATTTCAAAGCAAACTCGAGTTCAAAAATCTGACACTAAAAAGGTGAATTTACCAACAACAACGCGTCGTGGTGCGGTTGTGCGAGCTCAACGAATGATTTCGAATGATATTAATATGCGCGCAACTCAGCATATTGTTAATATTCCTGTTAATAAATCACTTTTTAACGGTTTTAATGGTGAGCAGCTAACAGCTTCAAAATTGAAAAAACTTCGCCCAGAAAAGGATAGTGTGCGAGTAATTCCGCTCGGTGGCTTGGGTGAATTTGGAATTGGTAAAAATATGTTCGCAATTGAATATATGGATGAAATTTTAGTGATTGATATGGGTTCGATTTTTCCGAATGAAGACTACCCTGGTGTAAATTTCATGACGCCAGATATCACTTATCTAAAAGATAACATGCACAAAGTTAAGGCTGTTGCATTTACGCACGCTCACCTTGATCATATTGGTGCTGTCCGCCAGCTTTTACCTGAATTTGGAAATAATATTCCAATTTATGCAACCGATTTCACGATTGGAATGATTAAACGCCAGATGGAAGAGGCGGTTGTCGAAGTTTCGCCAAATTATCAAATTGTTGACCCATTCAAACATGAGCAAATTAGAATTTCGAAATATATGACACTTGAATTTGTGCATGTTTTACACTCGATTCCTGGCTGTGTGGCAATGGTTATTCGTACGCCAAATGGGAATATTGTTCATATGGGTGACTGGCGTTTCGAAAACGATCCGGTTGATACTCAATTCGATCTCCCACGGCTTGCTGAAATTGCGCAAACCGAAGGTGTTGATCTATTGATGAACGAAAGTACTAATATTGATACACCAGGAACACACCCACACAGTGAGTATTCTATTGGTGAAAGTGTTGGCGAAGTGATGACGGCGTATCCACATGCACGATTAATTTTTTCTTGTTTTTCAAGCCAGATTTACCGCCTGCAATTAATTTTAGATGAAGCAGTAAAGCACGACCGCAAGGTTGCGTTTGCTGGATTTTCAATGATTAATGCGATTGAAATTGCATTGAGGTCACGAAAAATTAAAGTTCCAAAAGATGTTATTGTAAAAATGGAAGATATCGTGAAGCTTGATGATTCGAAAGTTACGATCGTCTGCACTGGCTCACAAGGTGAATTAAACGCTGTTCTAAACCGAATGGCAACTGGCGCTCACCGATTTGTTAAAATTAAAGCAACAGATGTTGTGGTATTTTCTTCAAGTCCGATTCCAGGAAATGAGCCTCGTGTAGCTTCGACCGTTGATGGGCTCTTGCGGGAAGGTGCCGGCGTAATTCAGCACGGTCGCGGTCATTATCACGGCATTGGTCCACTCCATCTTTCAGGGCATGCTTACTACGATGACCACGTTCGATTGGTGGAAACTATTCGCCCAAGAAATTACCTCCCAGTTCATGGTGAATTTTATATGCTCCAACATAATGCTGAAATGGCGCAGAAAGTTCTTGGATTAAAACGAGAAGAAATTCTTGTTGCTGACAGTGGTGATATCATTGAGCTTACAAAAGAAAAGAAAATTAAAAAAGGTGGTCGTGTTCATGTTGGTTCAATTCTTTATGATAACACTGGAAATACGGTTCATGATGCTGTTGTGAAAGACCGATTGCATATTTCAACTGAAGGTATTTTCATTATCGTGCTAACAATTAGCAAGAAAACTGGCAGACTTCTTAAAACGCCGGATGTGATTTCGCGTGGATTTGTTTATCTAAAAGATAGCGAAGAATTGATTGGTAAAATTCGTCATTATTTGCGGATTAAAATCGACCGCGAAGTTGAACGAAAAGTTGAAATTGCTGACATGAAACAAGAAATCAAAGATGATATTTCGCACCTATTGTTTGATTCGACTGGTCATACGCCAATTGTTATTCCAGTAGTAAATAAAGTTTAA
- a CDS encoding methylated-DNA--[protein]-cysteine S-methyltransferase produces MRELKLSKIQTPLGEMTAIAHDDALVFLEFQDNENFEKDLAQIKEFFEVENIEEGENLPIKQIRIELEDYFKHPFAGFKTPIEMIGTDFQKQVWEELQNIRSGSTSTYSEIAEKIENPNAVRAVGNALNANKLSIIIPCHRVLTKDMDFGGYNGGQNRKSWLLQHEGI; encoded by the coding sequence ATGCGTGAACTAAAACTTTCTAAAATCCAAACGCCACTTGGCGAAATGACGGCAATCGCTCATGACGATGCTTTGGTTTTTTTGGAATTTCAAGATAATGAAAATTTCGAAAAAGATTTAGCTCAAATTAAAGAGTTTTTTGAAGTTGAAAATATTGAAGAAGGCGAAAATCTACCAATTAAACAGATACGCATTGAACTTGAAGATTATTTTAAACACCCTTTTGCAGGTTTTAAAACACCAATCGAAATGATTGGAACAGATTTTCAAAAACAGGTTTGGGAGGAGCTTCAGAATATTCGCTCCGGCTCAACCTCAACATATTCTGAAATTGCCGAAAAAATTGAAAATCCTAACGCCGTTCGTGCGGTTGGCAACGCTCTGAACGCGAATAAGCTTTCCATAATTATTCCATGCCATCGAGTTCTTACGAAAGATATGGATTTTGGTGGTTATAACGGAGGACAAAACCGTAAAAGCTGGCTTCTTCAGCACGAGGGAATTTAA
- a CDS encoding ATP-dependent Clp protease proteolytic subunit, whose translation MRKTENYLVPTVVEETNRGERAFDIYSRLLKERVIFLGEDVNSHTANVVVAQLLHLAFENPDEDIKLYINSPGGSVYDGLAIYDTIKFIKPDVQTIGIGLQASMGAFLLAAGTKGKRAILPNSRVMIHQPSSGTRGKVTDQEIDLKESLLLKEKLAQILAKNSGQDLEKLKNDMERDYWMSAEEAVKYGLADKIIKQEK comes from the coding sequence ATGCGAAAAACAGAGAATTATTTAGTTCCAACGGTTGTTGAAGAGACTAATAGAGGTGAGCGAGCGTTCGATATTTATTCGCGACTTTTAAAAGAACGAGTTATTTTTTTGGGCGAAGATGTGAATTCACACACGGCGAATGTCGTGGTGGCGCAACTTCTTCATTTGGCTTTCGAAAATCCAGATGAAGATATTAAACTTTACATTAATAGTCCTGGCGGAAGTGTTTATGATGGTTTGGCGATTTATGACACGATTAAATTTATCAAACCAGATGTACAAACAATTGGGATTGGTTTGCAAGCTTCGATGGGGGCATTTTTGCTGGCGGCTGGAACAAAAGGTAAGCGTGCAATTTTACCGAATTCTCGAGTAATGATTCATCAGCCATCAAGTGGTACGCGCGGAAAAGTTACAGATCAAGAAATTGACCTAAAAGAAAGTTTATTGCTTAAAGAAAAACTTGCACAAATTTTGGCCAAAAATAGTGGTCAGGATTTGGAAAAACTCAAAAACGATATGGAGCGAGACTATTGGATGAGCGCTGAGGAGGCCGTAAAATACGGCTTAGCTGATAAAATAATTAAGCAAGAAAAATAG
- the nusA gene encoding transcription termination factor NusA, with translation MEDLNIKQMMLAAKTIAAEKNLPEEKVLEVIEMAIAAAWRRENGNRDQNVRAELNTQTGDAEVFVQYEVVDGEEAYNINNEISLEDAKKLDANAEIGEIVEEKFPVETFGRVAAQTAKQVVLQRLREAEREIILEEFEDKVGTIVSGSVSKIDQRFVRIDLGKANGVMPLREQINGEYFSVGQRIKVLIKEIEREGRAPELILSRADAKFVEILFEQEVPELETGMVEIVAIAREAGRRTKMAVRSIMNGVDPVGTFVGSRGVRVQSVMNEIGEREKIDIVTWSENPSEFIREALSPAEVVEVQIKETGENERKRATVLVSEDQQSVAIGRAGQNVRLASRLTGYELDIELAKSTEKKPRGNVEDGLFSALNEATESEVVENLDGDESDREKFGGEEQ, from the coding sequence ATGGAAGATTTAAATATTAAACAAATGATGTTGGCGGCAAAAACAATTGCAGCTGAAAAAAATTTACCAGAAGAAAAAGTTTTAGAAGTTATTGAAATGGCGATTGCGGCTGCTTGGCGACGCGAGAACGGAAATCGTGACCAAAATGTTCGAGCAGAGCTAAATACTCAAACTGGTGATGCTGAAGTTTTTGTTCAATATGAAGTTGTTGACGGCGAAGAAGCTTATAATATTAATAACGAGATTTCTCTTGAAGATGCAAAAAAACTTGATGCAAATGCTGAAATTGGCGAAATTGTTGAAGAGAAATTCCCAGTTGAAACTTTTGGTCGTGTGGCCGCCCAAACTGCTAAGCAAGTTGTTTTGCAACGACTCCGTGAAGCTGAACGTGAGATTATTCTTGAAGAATTCGAAGATAAAGTTGGTACTATCGTAAGTGGTTCGGTTTCGAAAATTGACCAACGATTTGTGAGAATTGATTTAGGAAAAGCAAATGGAGTTATGCCACTCCGCGAACAAATTAATGGTGAATATTTTAGTGTTGGCCAGCGGATTAAAGTTCTTATTAAAGAAATTGAACGTGAAGGTCGTGCACCGGAGTTGATTCTTTCACGTGCAGATGCTAAATTCGTTGAAATTCTTTTCGAACAAGAAGTGCCAGAACTAGAAACTGGAATGGTTGAAATTGTGGCTATTGCTCGTGAGGCTGGTCGCCGAACTAAGATGGCGGTTCGTTCAATTATGAACGGTGTTGATCCAGTTGGAACTTTTGTTGGTAGTCGTGGTGTGCGAGTTCAATCTGTTATGAATGAAATTGGTGAACGTGAAAAAATTGATATTGTAACTTGGAGCGAAAACCCAAGCGAATTTATCCGTGAGGCGTTAAGTCCTGCAGAAGTTGTTGAAGTTCAAATTAAAGAAACTGGTGAAAACGAACGCAAACGAGCAACTGTGCTTGTGAGTGAAGATCAACAAAGTGTTGCAATTGGTCGCGCTGGGCAGAATGTTCGCCTTGCAAGTCGACTAACGGGCTATGAGCTTGATATTGAACTTGCTAAATCTACCGAAAAAAAACCACGTGGAAATGTTGAAGATGGCTTGTTCAGTGCTTTAAATGAAGCGACTGAAAGTGAAGTTGTTGAAAACCTCGACGGAGATGAAAGCGACCGCGAGAAATTCGGCGGAGAAGAACAATAA